One Pseudoliparis swirei isolate HS2019 ecotype Mariana Trench chromosome 4, NWPU_hadal_v1, whole genome shotgun sequence genomic window carries:
- the ss18l2 gene encoding SS18-like protein 2 — translation MSIVFVPKKLRGKAKINQETIQRLLDENDQLIRCIAEYMQKGRAVECVQYQQILHRNIVYLATIADASPDNGPPPAHSTPNETSASTPAGNGHGAT, via the exons ATGTCGATTGTCTTTGTGCCAAAGAAACTGCGAGGAAAGGCGAAAATCAACCAAGAAACCATACAGCGG TTGCTGGATGAGAACGACCAGTTAATCCGATGCATCGCTGAATACATGCAGAAAGGACGCGCGGTGGAGTGCGTGCA ATATCAACAGATCCTGCACCGCAACATCGTCTATCTGGCGACCATCGCCGACGCCAGCCCGGACAACGGGCCTCCTCCTGCACAC TCGACACCGAACGAAACCTCCGCTTCGACGCCAGCAGGGAACGGGCACGGTGCGACGTGA